The Shinella zoogloeoides genome includes a region encoding these proteins:
- a CDS encoding RNA polymerase sigma factor: MGIHGNDTRYETYVAYRAELVRYATPILGSREDAEDVVQEAFVRFVPEAAQSPSRLKSYLYRIVRNLALDTRRRRRLEAHGHPDDTPWWGLPQGHETPEAQALLCDHIRQVEAILATMPAQQRIALEMHRFGGYRIEEIASHLGVSTSSAHRLIQSGLVKLVGKIG, from the coding sequence ATGGGCATTCACGGAAACGACACACGCTACGAGACATATGTGGCGTACCGCGCAGAGCTGGTGCGATATGCCACGCCGATCCTCGGCTCGCGCGAGGATGCCGAGGACGTCGTGCAGGAGGCTTTCGTCCGCTTCGTACCGGAGGCGGCGCAATCGCCTTCGCGTCTCAAGTCCTATCTCTACCGCATCGTCCGCAATCTTGCCCTCGACACGCGCCGACGCCGCCGGCTGGAAGCGCACGGGCATCCCGACGACACGCCCTGGTGGGGCCTGCCGCAAGGCCATGAAACACCGGAGGCGCAGGCCCTTCTCTGCGATCACATCCGACAGGTCGAGGCCATCCTGGCGACCATGCCCGCACAGCAGCGCATCGCCCTTGAAATGCATCGCTTCGGCGGCTACCGCATCGAGGAGATCGCCAGCCATCTCGGCGTTTCGACGTCGAGCGCCCACCGGCTGATCCAGTCCGGACTGGTGAAACTCGTCGGAAAAATAGGATGA
- a CDS encoding FecR family protein, producing the protein MNIPQEIVEEAAGWMIALQEKPEDAHCLLRFERWLDQSPQHRQAWERLQTAWQAFGATAPAFTDDWKDAPRRADPPRGYRPRRAGFPRRAGFLGAAAAAMLCLVMAAGPSLLLHMQADYMTATAESRTVTLEDGSLVHLAGASAIATDFEQGRRSVRLLAGEAFFEVTPDKTRPFTVDANGVEVTVLGTKFDVQTGDEITAVALAEGSVKAVVESAAQGEAEILTPGDLLTANRATGEVLRTTVPVGDIATWRSGQIFVVDATIGSVVEQIRRYHPAWLSLPDRTLASRRVTGFYDLRKPDQALEALVAPYGGKVRHVSPAARLISRF; encoded by the coding sequence ATGAACATTCCCCAGGAGATTGTCGAGGAAGCGGCCGGCTGGATGATCGCGCTCCAGGAAAAGCCCGAAGATGCCCATTGCCTGCTTCGCTTCGAGCGCTGGCTCGACCAGTCACCGCAGCATCGGCAGGCTTGGGAGCGCCTGCAGACTGCATGGCAGGCATTCGGCGCGACGGCCCCGGCCTTCACGGACGACTGGAAGGATGCGCCGCGCCGCGCCGATCCGCCCCGCGGCTACCGGCCGCGCCGCGCCGGCTTCCCGCGCCGGGCGGGCTTCCTCGGGGCAGCGGCGGCGGCGATGCTCTGTCTCGTCATGGCCGCCGGCCCCTCCCTTCTCCTTCACATGCAGGCCGACTACATGACCGCGACGGCCGAAAGCCGCACGGTGACGCTCGAGGACGGCAGCCTCGTGCATCTTGCCGGCGCCAGCGCCATCGCGACGGATTTCGAGCAGGGCCGCCGTTCCGTGCGCCTGCTTGCGGGCGAAGCCTTCTTCGAGGTGACGCCGGACAAGACCCGCCCCTTCACGGTCGATGCGAACGGCGTCGAGGTCACCGTGCTCGGCACGAAATTCGACGTCCAGACCGGCGACGAGATCACGGCGGTCGCGCTGGCCGAAGGCTCGGTGAAGGCCGTCGTCGAAAGCGCCGCGCAGGGAGAGGCCGAGATTCTCACGCCCGGCGACCTGCTGACGGCCAACCGGGCGACAGGCGAAGTCCTACGCACGACCGTGCCGGTCGGCGACATCGCCACCTGGCGCAGCGGGCAGATATTCGTGGTGGACGCCACCATCGGCTCTGTGGTGGAGCAGATTCGTCGCTACCACCCCGCCTGGCTCTCCCTGCCGGACCGCACGCTGGCCAGCCGGCGCGTGACGGGCTTCTACGATCTTCGCAAGCCCGATCAGGCGTTGGAGGCGCTCGTTGCGCCCTATGGCGGCAAGGTCCGGCATGTCTCGCCGGCCGCGCGCCTCATCAGCCGTTTCTAG
- a CDS encoding TIGR01459 family HAD-type hydrolase, whose translation MSIAPYTTLAALVERYDGFLVDQFGVLRDDDLAYPGANEALLHLKALGKAIVILSNSGRSGDYNAERLIKLGFDRAGFDRFLTSGDVAHDILAVETANRSGRTRCLTISSGGDRNLADRLGFESVEDAALADVVIISGSEAERILLADYRTLLEPAARRGVPCYCTNPDRHKLAKSGGIAPGAGSIALAYEELGGPVRWFGKPYPAVYRQARALLKTVPAERIVCIGDSLEHDIAGAAGAGLSSCLVRTGILADTADSGLASIADSYDVRPDFLMERFGL comes from the coding sequence GGATGACGACCTTGCCTATCCCGGTGCTAACGAAGCGCTGCTCCATCTGAAGGCGCTGGGAAAGGCGATCGTCATCCTTTCAAATTCCGGCCGCAGCGGCGACTACAATGCGGAGCGACTGATCAAGCTCGGCTTCGATCGTGCCGGCTTCGACCGCTTCCTGACCTCCGGTGACGTGGCCCACGATATTCTCGCCGTGGAAACCGCCAACCGCTCCGGCCGCACGCGTTGCCTGACCATTTCCAGCGGCGGTGACCGCAATCTAGCCGACCGCCTGGGTTTCGAGAGCGTCGAGGATGCGGCGCTGGCCGATGTCGTGATCATTTCCGGCAGCGAAGCCGAGCGCATACTGCTTGCGGACTACCGCACGCTTCTCGAACCGGCCGCACGGCGCGGGGTGCCCTGCTATTGCACCAATCCTGATCGTCACAAGCTAGCGAAGAGCGGAGGTATTGCGCCAGGCGCAGGCAGCATCGCGCTTGCCTACGAGGAACTCGGCGGTCCCGTCCGCTGGTTCGGCAAGCCGTATCCGGCGGTCTACCGGCAAGCGAGGGCGCTGCTGAAGACTGTTCCGGCGGAGCGCATCGTCTGCATCGGCGACAGTCTGGAGCACGACATTGCCGGCGCTGCCGGCGCCGGCCTGTCGTCCTGCCTTGTCCGAACTGGCATCCTTGCGGATACGGCGGACTCCGGCCTCGCTTCCATCGCCGACAGCTATGACGTGCGTCCCGATTTCCTGATGGAGCGCTTTGGTCTTTGA